A stretch of Rhizobium sp. TH2 DNA encodes these proteins:
- a CDS encoding glycosyltransferase family 2 protein has translation MRKGRIHLSVGIPTMGRKEILSAALPRIACQTRQPDEVVICVTSETDFEWASIAAMPFPVRVLISEPGSCRQRNHIIDNSTSDVIVFLDDDFLMEPSYLAHTEELFLDNPDIVIATGRVLADGILGPGISVSDGERLLETGKDIGMSQLTGFRPIYNAYGCNMAVRMAAVRQGNIRFDENLPLYGWLEDVDFSRLAAAFGQIVSADGLQGVHLGIKIARSPGVRLGYSQVANPIYLMRKHTMSSRHAVSQMGRNILANFVRMWRPEPWVDRRGRLKGNMRAIVDLSLGRLTPSNVTKL, from the coding sequence ATGCGCAAGGGTAGAATTCATCTGTCGGTGGGAATCCCGACCATGGGCCGCAAGGAGATTCTGAGCGCCGCCCTGCCCCGGATCGCCTGCCAGACACGTCAGCCGGATGAGGTCGTCATTTGTGTGACTTCCGAGACGGATTTCGAATGGGCGAGCATCGCCGCCATGCCGTTTCCAGTGCGCGTACTGATATCTGAGCCGGGCAGTTGCAGACAGAGAAACCATATCATCGACAATTCGACGTCGGATGTCATCGTGTTTCTCGATGACGATTTCCTGATGGAGCCGTCCTATCTCGCACATACGGAGGAACTGTTCCTCGATAACCCCGATATCGTCATCGCAACCGGCAGGGTCCTTGCGGATGGCATTCTGGGTCCCGGCATTTCTGTTTCGGACGGCGAACGCCTGCTTGAAACCGGCAAAGACATCGGCATGTCGCAATTGACCGGTTTCCGCCCAATCTACAATGCCTATGGCTGCAATATGGCCGTTCGCATGGCAGCCGTGAGACAAGGCAACATCCGCTTCGACGAAAACTTGCCGCTTTATGGCTGGCTTGAGGACGTAGACTTCAGCCGCCTGGCGGCAGCTTTCGGCCAGATCGTTTCGGCCGATGGATTGCAGGGCGTGCATCTCGGCATCAAGATTGCAAGATCGCCGGGCGTGCGCCTGGGCTATTCCCAAGTAGCGAATCCGATCTATCTCATGCGCAAGCACACCATGAGCTCCAGACACGCGGTCTCACAGATGGGCCGGAACATCCTCGCGAACTTCGTTCGCATGTGGCGCCCCGAGCCCTGGGTGGATCGTCGCGGGCGATTGAAGGGAAACATGCGAGCCATTGTCGATCTGTCTCTGGGCAGGTTGACACCAAGCAACGTAACCAAGCTGTAG
- a CDS encoding oligosaccharide flippase family protein: MGAGVWTLTPKIASQVAQLAAFILAARVLTSTEFGFYAYSSAFALLFVAIAEGGWGEFVLKSPDYRGKLSQIATAAMIAGTLITILGLAATALIALYFDWWEEAAIIALFSCWFLPSAMSTVYDAILVAEGRLRDLALIRIVSELVGFGIVLYGIHAGWGVVFFVAGRLGAQLTNLSLSIAVTRWLPRLQLSWEFCKELLEFSRHIVANRIIIFFRSYSATLLVGSFLGLAEAGYYRAAERIIAAVSELIGEPARILTWTRLRKVAHLASHERRAKADVGRSATTIMSVLLTIALPVYVGLALVSEPLVRIVLGDAWAPTSMLITLLALKQVLLVPGYVTEPLLSLSGNIRKMPRTILLNSLVGVGFLLVLAPFGMLAAAYGQCAASLVSFCISIRLQSAYGGMNWGRVLRDCSLPMIALAVMVGAVIASSNLAQFLSMSGAPSVVLQVLVGALIYFMALAAGHKFGGVALPIFGIPHRSDPS; this comes from the coding sequence TTGGGCGCCGGCGTCTGGACACTCACACCGAAGATCGCATCCCAGGTCGCACAACTGGCCGCATTCATTCTTGCCGCACGTGTGCTAACATCTACCGAGTTCGGCTTTTACGCATACAGTTCGGCATTCGCGCTGCTGTTCGTGGCCATCGCGGAAGGTGGCTGGGGCGAATTCGTTCTGAAATCACCGGATTATCGGGGCAAGCTTTCACAGATTGCAACCGCGGCGATGATCGCCGGCACGTTGATCACCATATTGGGATTGGCGGCGACGGCATTAATCGCTCTCTATTTCGATTGGTGGGAAGAGGCAGCGATAATTGCCTTATTCAGCTGCTGGTTCCTGCCGTCGGCGATGTCGACGGTCTACGACGCCATCCTGGTTGCCGAGGGACGCCTCCGCGACTTGGCACTCATTCGCATCGTTTCGGAACTGGTGGGGTTCGGAATCGTACTTTACGGCATACATGCGGGTTGGGGGGTCGTCTTCTTCGTCGCGGGCCGACTTGGAGCACAACTCACGAACCTTAGTTTGTCGATCGCGGTGACACGTTGGCTGCCGCGCCTTCAATTGAGTTGGGAATTCTGCAAAGAGCTTCTGGAGTTTTCTCGTCACATCGTTGCCAACAGGATCATCATCTTCTTCCGTTCGTATTCCGCCACGCTGCTGGTCGGGAGCTTTCTTGGCCTCGCCGAGGCGGGCTACTATCGCGCTGCCGAGAGGATCATTGCTGCGGTATCCGAACTGATAGGTGAGCCGGCGCGAATTCTGACATGGACCAGGCTGCGCAAAGTAGCCCATCTGGCGAGCCACGAAAGACGTGCGAAAGCCGATGTCGGCCGCTCGGCGACGACAATCATGTCCGTGCTATTGACGATTGCATTGCCGGTCTATGTAGGTCTTGCTCTCGTTTCCGAGCCTCTCGTCCGGATCGTTCTGGGCGATGCCTGGGCGCCGACTTCGATGTTGATCACGTTGCTGGCGCTGAAGCAGGTGCTATTGGTTCCGGGCTATGTAACAGAGCCGCTGCTGTCGCTGTCCGGGAACATCAGGAAAATGCCTCGGACCATCTTGCTCAACAGCCTGGTCGGTGTCGGATTTCTCCTCGTTCTTGCGCCTTTCGGCATGCTGGCCGCCGCCTATGGGCAATGCGCGGCTTCCCTCGTCTCGTTTTGCATCTCCATTCGCCTGCAGAGCGCTTATGGAGGCATGAACTGGGGGCGCGTGCTGCGAGACTGCAGCCTACCGATGATCGCACTGGCTGTCATGGTCGGTGCCGTGATCGCCTCGAGCAATCTCGCCCAGTTCTTGTCGATGAGCGGCGCGCCGTCGGTCGTTCTGCAAGTGCTGGTCGGGGCCTTGATCTACTTCATGGCGCTGGCGGCGGGACATAAGTTCGGCGGCGTTGCGTTGCCGATATTTGGCATTCCACATCGGTCGGATCCATCGTGA
- a CDS encoding response regulator transcription factor, which produces METVATERMAAYNSIHRFRPSDIDELTEEVTAAETADADEYVLIVDPRALDRECLSKSLTSYNPSLNIFTAGSLEEWRAKGTVAEPSAVILILGSRTLAETGISERISDLCASLKTCPVILIAESDDLHQVLKAVECGVRGYIPSSVGINVAAEAISLARAGGVFIPASSILSMKEFINSMAQGNRCFTDLFTPREIQISEALRRGKANKIIAYEMELCESTVKVHIRNIMKKLHASNRTEVAFKLRGLMK; this is translated from the coding sequence ATGGAAACTGTAGCAACTGAGAGAATGGCGGCTTACAATTCAATACATAGGTTTCGCCCTAGTGATATTGATGAACTTACCGAGGAAGTGACCGCAGCAGAGACAGCCGATGCAGACGAGTATGTACTTATCGTCGACCCAAGAGCACTCGACAGAGAGTGTCTGTCCAAGAGCCTTACATCGTATAATCCATCTTTGAACATCTTTACTGCCGGATCGCTGGAGGAGTGGCGGGCCAAGGGAACGGTCGCCGAACCTTCGGCAGTGATTTTGATCCTGGGCAGTCGGACACTCGCTGAGACGGGCATCAGCGAACGGATTTCGGATCTGTGCGCTTCGCTGAAAACTTGCCCGGTGATCCTCATCGCGGAAAGCGACGACTTGCATCAAGTGCTCAAGGCGGTGGAATGCGGCGTGCGGGGATACATTCCCAGCAGCGTCGGGATCAACGTCGCTGCCGAGGCAATTTCCCTCGCTCGTGCCGGCGGAGTCTTCATTCCGGCCAGCAGCATCCTGTCGATGAAGGAATTCATCAATTCGATGGCCCAGGGCAACCGGTGCTTCACCGATCTCTTCACGCCCCGTGAAATACAAATTTCGGAGGCGTTGCGGCGAGGCAAAGCCAACAAGATCATCGCCTACGAGATGGAGCTTTGCGAAAGCACCGTAAAGGTTCACATTCGCAACATCATGAAGAAGCTGCACGCAAGCAACCGTACCGAAGTCGCGTTCAAGCTTCGTGGCCTCATGAAGTAA
- a CDS encoding Crp/Fnr family transcriptional regulator: MTGIEHTAAGEAISARSIDPVLDAKGAVTRRFAERTTMFEHGDVVGHALYIKSGWAMTCKVLPSGTRIVTDFLLHGDMISMTAAEMGQEVLLALTDVVCCEIHDPLTHSSSGGAQLAHVLYMESLKRQARMSERLANMGGRDGLERTGHLLLELAERARHLAKPGFDGFICPLRQADIGDAVGLSTVHANRVLKEMRLKGLVWFRNGIVEFLNRQRLIDIVGFEPAYLSPSIARQGNRPPLINS; the protein is encoded by the coding sequence ATGACGGGTATCGAGCATACTGCGGCCGGCGAAGCGATCAGCGCCAGATCGATCGACCCGGTACTTGACGCGAAAGGGGCAGTAACTCGGCGATTTGCCGAGCGCACAACAATGTTCGAGCACGGCGATGTGGTTGGGCATGCCCTCTACATAAAGTCGGGCTGGGCAATGACATGCAAAGTATTGCCCAGTGGGACACGCATTGTTACTGATTTCCTGCTCCATGGCGACATGATTTCGATGACGGCAGCAGAAATGGGCCAAGAGGTGCTTTTGGCGCTCACCGATGTCGTTTGCTGCGAAATCCACGACCCACTGACCCATTCATCAAGTGGTGGGGCGCAGCTCGCCCATGTTCTTTATATGGAATCGCTGAAGCGCCAGGCTCGGATGTCGGAGCGGCTGGCCAATATGGGGGGCAGGGACGGCCTTGAGCGAACAGGACACTTGCTCCTCGAACTCGCGGAGCGGGCTCGACACCTTGCCAAGCCCGGCTTCGACGGCTTCATATGTCCGTTGCGGCAGGCAGATATCGGCGATGCCGTGGGCCTCTCGACAGTGCATGCCAACCGTGTCCTCAAGGAGATGAGGCTGAAGGGGCTAGTCTGGTTCCGCAACGGGATTGTCGAGTTCCTCAATCGGCAACGCTTGATAGATATTGTTGGATTTGAACCGGCCTATTTGTCGCCGTCAATTGCGCGTCAAGGCAACAGGCCTCCACTTATCAACAGCTAA
- a CDS encoding polysaccharide pyruvyl transferase family protein: protein MKVLVFNVKYSDNLGDGLLALCLEKALAGSRADVKVETLDIAGRTEFGSTNSRRAGVLRVLQMLPAAARRIVISVLLQRSLRRLRQRFDRSLRSADLVVIGGGNLFQDDDLNFPLKVGLVLDCVARSSKPLAIHAVGVSAHWSKTALKLFGRMRGANVISVSVRDQVSLANWQSHFPAGPLATIAPDPGLLARELSLPEVYPASHANTKTVAVCVTAPFILRRHASISASAIPLADASQYACLIQGAVDLGFKVKLFCNGAREDQFFLAQIARLPELSNLIREGRLTTAPRPKRPEELVLILKGASVILAHRLHACIAAYSLGIPHVGLSWDSKLPGFFDYTGRGKYCLSGSEITQARILSALVEAHIEGIEPQTSSPILEAARLKASNLVDLASAMHALDPPAAKADSKKTRIKLYVEADEAD, encoded by the coding sequence GTGAAGGTACTGGTTTTCAACGTCAAATATAGTGACAACCTCGGCGATGGGCTGTTGGCCCTGTGCCTCGAGAAGGCACTTGCTGGGAGCAGAGCTGACGTCAAGGTCGAGACGCTCGACATCGCCGGTCGTACCGAGTTCGGTTCCACCAATTCACGGCGAGCGGGCGTTCTTCGGGTTCTCCAGATGTTACCTGCAGCCGCTCGACGAATTGTGATCTCGGTTCTCCTGCAGCGATCGCTTCGTCGCTTGCGACAGCGGTTCGACCGATCTCTAAGGTCGGCCGATCTGGTCGTCATAGGCGGAGGCAATCTCTTTCAGGACGACGATTTGAACTTTCCTCTCAAAGTCGGACTTGTCCTCGATTGCGTGGCGCGGTCGAGCAAGCCGCTCGCCATTCACGCCGTCGGCGTCAGCGCGCATTGGTCGAAGACGGCGCTAAAACTTTTCGGCAGGATGCGCGGCGCCAATGTGATATCGGTGTCGGTCCGGGATCAGGTGTCACTAGCCAACTGGCAGTCGCATTTCCCGGCGGGGCCGTTGGCCACTATTGCACCCGATCCGGGATTGCTGGCACGAGAGTTGAGCCTTCCGGAAGTCTACCCTGCCAGCCATGCCAACACAAAGACGGTGGCGGTCTGCGTGACTGCGCCGTTCATCTTGCGGCGCCACGCAAGTATCTCCGCCTCCGCGATACCGCTGGCTGACGCCTCGCAATATGCTTGCCTCATCCAGGGCGCGGTTGATCTCGGCTTCAAGGTCAAGCTCTTCTGCAATGGCGCGCGAGAAGATCAATTCTTCCTGGCGCAGATCGCGCGGCTTCCAGAACTTTCAAATCTCATTCGCGAGGGTCGGCTTACAACGGCACCTCGGCCGAAGAGACCGGAGGAGCTCGTCCTGATACTCAAAGGCGCCTCGGTAATTCTTGCTCACAGGCTGCACGCCTGTATCGCTGCCTATTCCCTCGGAATTCCGCACGTTGGGCTCAGTTGGGATAGCAAACTACCGGGCTTTTTCGACTATACCGGACGAGGCAAATATTGTTTGAGTGGATCAGAGATTACGCAAGCTCGTATCCTTTCAGCGCTGGTTGAGGCTCACATCGAGGGGATTGAACCGCAGACGAGTTCACCCATTCTGGAGGCCGCCAGGCTCAAGGCCTCAAATCTAGTCGATCTTGCAAGTGCAATGCATGCATTGGATCCACCAGCCGCGAAAGCAGACAGCAAGAAGACTCGCATTAAACTCTACGTCGAGGCTGACGAAGCGGACTAG
- a CDS encoding glycosyltransferase family 4 protein, with the protein MSATLQRAVIINDRSAMVGGASNLAILSARFLASHGVDVVFFAGDEITAPAPVARTINLGCPPLTLQGKAAAFVGGLYNAKAYSALKTLIAEDTPSTIYHVHGWSKILSPSIFRALAPVRSRVILHAHDYFLACPNGGFANFRTNSICTLTPMSARCLGTQCDKRGYHEKLWRSLRHVIRQQLFPTGAEAPNIVVVHERMKDYLVKSGINVGRTHTIRNPVDAFSSSGTAPWLKKSFFFIGRLEPEKGFADAASAARAAGAPLQIIGDGAGRALLERDFPDVIIHGWQNRDGVARLIQDARAVIVSSRVPEPFSLAAVEAVASGIPVIMPSEALIGQEIFERNCGLTFKSGDILSLSEAIRTLHADDTLVRQMAMNCLREGPSLTHTTATWNQALLDLYQSVLASADLQKTG; encoded by the coding sequence ATGTCGGCGACGCTCCAAAGGGCAGTCATCATCAACGATCGGTCCGCGATGGTGGGCGGCGCATCCAATCTTGCAATCCTCTCGGCGCGATTTCTCGCCTCCCATGGTGTCGACGTTGTCTTTTTCGCCGGCGATGAAATAACCGCTCCCGCACCGGTAGCCCGTACAATCAATCTGGGCTGCCCACCGCTCACACTTCAGGGAAAGGCCGCAGCGTTTGTTGGGGGGCTCTACAACGCCAAGGCATACAGCGCGTTGAAAACACTTATCGCTGAGGATACCCCGTCCACCATCTACCATGTTCACGGCTGGTCGAAGATCTTGTCGCCCTCGATCTTTCGCGCGCTCGCGCCGGTGCGCTCAAGGGTGATCCTTCACGCCCATGACTACTTTCTGGCATGTCCCAATGGAGGCTTTGCCAATTTCAGAACCAACAGTATCTGCACGCTGACGCCGATGTCGGCGCGGTGTCTTGGGACGCAGTGCGATAAGCGCGGCTATCACGAAAAGCTATGGCGCTCGCTCAGGCACGTCATCCGCCAGCAGTTGTTTCCCACCGGTGCGGAGGCACCCAACATCGTCGTCGTGCACGAGAGAATGAAGGACTATCTCGTCAAGTCCGGCATCAACGTCGGACGGACGCACACTATACGGAATCCCGTCGATGCGTTCTCGTCATCCGGTACCGCGCCGTGGCTCAAAAAGAGCTTCTTCTTCATCGGACGGCTGGAGCCTGAAAAAGGCTTCGCCGATGCGGCCTCGGCCGCGAGAGCCGCCGGCGCGCCCTTGCAAATCATCGGAGATGGCGCCGGGCGCGCGTTGCTCGAGCGAGACTTCCCTGATGTGATCATTCACGGCTGGCAAAACCGGGACGGAGTCGCCCGTCTCATTCAGGATGCGCGCGCCGTGATCGTCTCCTCACGCGTGCCTGAGCCTTTCTCGCTTGCGGCCGTCGAGGCGGTGGCCAGCGGAATTCCCGTCATCATGCCGAGCGAAGCTCTGATCGGCCAAGAAATCTTCGAGCGCAATTGCGGCCTGACCTTCAAGAGCGGGGATATCCTGTCGTTGAGCGAGGCGATCCGCACACTGCACGCGGACGATACTCTCGTCCGGCAGATGGCGATGAACTGCCTTCGGGAAGGTCCCAGTCTCACCCACACCACGGCGACCTGGAACCAAGCACTGCTGGATCTCTATCAGTCCGTGCTGGCATCGGCCGATCTGCAAAAGACCGGTTAG
- a CDS encoding methyltransferase, TIGR04325 family yields the protein MSTRNLTRQSLMLRNLAETMVQALAPLKAASGRLKYLSPFPRRFNGAYESYEKAMEAAGRTALAGYDNDEVTDVSFDQMCKIAPWDYPVLFWLNKLEAELDGLVDAGGHMGTKYRAFRNHLSPKPSFRWIVYDVAAVVRAGRARAQREDCPGLEFVDDISLADDVQLFLGSGLLQYLDKPLSQLISSMRTRPRHLLLNKVALRKGPEVVTLERIGPALVPYRMRNEAAFMRNVCQLGYKLVDRWSIPSLSHVVETHPELGASESAGFYFRLDS from the coding sequence ATGAGTACAAGAAACCTGACAAGACAAAGTCTGATGCTTCGCAACCTCGCCGAGACGATGGTCCAGGCGTTGGCGCCACTCAAAGCTGCCAGCGGGCGCCTAAAGTATCTCTCACCGTTCCCCCGCCGTTTCAACGGCGCCTATGAAAGCTACGAGAAGGCGATGGAGGCGGCGGGTCGCACCGCCCTGGCCGGCTATGATAATGACGAAGTCACCGATGTCTCGTTCGACCAGATGTGCAAGATCGCGCCCTGGGATTATCCGGTGCTGTTCTGGTTGAACAAGCTCGAGGCCGAACTTGACGGGCTTGTCGATGCAGGCGGTCATATGGGGACCAAGTACCGTGCTTTTCGCAATCACTTGAGTCCGAAACCCTCCTTTCGATGGATCGTCTATGACGTGGCGGCCGTGGTGCGTGCCGGCCGGGCTAGGGCGCAGCGTGAAGATTGTCCCGGGCTCGAATTCGTCGACGATATTTCCCTGGCCGATGACGTGCAGCTCTTTCTCGGTTCCGGGCTGTTGCAATATCTCGACAAGCCGCTCTCGCAACTGATCAGTTCCATGAGGACCCGGCCCCGACATCTTCTTCTTAACAAGGTGGCGCTGCGTAAGGGTCCTGAAGTGGTGACGCTCGAACGTATCGGGCCGGCGCTTGTCCCCTATCGGATGCGAAACGAAGCGGCGTTCATGCGCAATGTTTGCCAACTCGGCTATAAATTGGTCGACCGATGGTCGATTCCGTCGCTCTCTCACGTCGTCGAAACGCACCCCGAGCTCGGCGCAAGCGAGAGCGCCGGCTTCTATTTCCGCCTGGACAGCTGA
- a CDS encoding sugar transferase — MSLISDQFSHEVESHLKRRSAGRGNWHKRALDLVVVIPAILFLFPALLLICLGLLIADGRPIFFRHRRIGKDGKSFDCLKFRTMRKNSDEILAYILATDPLRAAEWQATQKLQGDPRVHLLGKYLRITSADELPQFLNVLKGEMSLVGPRPVTQAELAKYESSLSCYLSMKPGVTGLWQVSRRPGMTYEERVDLDVEYFNTRSLRQDLLILCKTVGVVLFATNEG; from the coding sequence ATGTCATTGATAAGTGATCAGTTTTCTCATGAGGTGGAATCTCATCTCAAGCGCCGCAGCGCCGGACGCGGCAATTGGCACAAGCGCGCTCTGGATCTCGTCGTAGTGATTCCGGCCATCCTTTTTCTTTTCCCCGCCCTTCTGCTGATTTGCCTCGGCCTGTTGATCGCCGACGGTCGTCCGATCTTCTTCCGGCACAGACGCATCGGCAAGGACGGCAAGTCTTTCGATTGTCTCAAGTTCCGGACCATGAGGAAGAATTCTGATGAAATTCTTGCTTATATTCTGGCTACCGACCCATTGAGGGCGGCTGAATGGCAGGCAACTCAGAAGCTGCAGGGTGATCCTCGGGTACACCTTCTCGGCAAATACCTTCGCATCACGAGCGCCGACGAGTTGCCGCAGTTCCTGAATGTCCTCAAAGGGGAAATGAGCCTCGTCGGCCCACGGCCCGTAACACAAGCGGAGCTGGCGAAATATGAATCCAGCCTCAGCTGCTATCTGTCGATGAAGCCAGGCGTCACAGGTCTCTGGCAGGTGTCTCGACGGCCGGGCATGACCTACGAAGAACGGGTTGATCTCGATGTTGAGTACTTCAATACGCGCTCATTGCGCCAGGATCTGCTTATTTTATGCAAGACGGTCGGTGTCGTGCTCTTCGCCACGAATGAGGGCTAG
- a CDS encoding exopolysaccharide transport family protein gives MVVHTLPNSASSDPHYGRKPPEREYLSFRDVWGFITRYFPTLAIFAIAGVAVGILYVVNTQPTFQATTRLVMDPEQGRVSWQDAATGAIIIETAEIASQVEIVKSEMVAQTVIHKLDLTKDPELLESRSLYSLVRGTLASIAQWFDPAPEAVRDEEVDSETEMMRRTMGAFLGRVSVQRVGQSYVLEIGYTSTNPKKAALVANTLAQAYIRVGMNDRADMARSGAKWLESRLLEVGEKAREASISAQEFRAKNNITIVSNQFTLDQQQLSEVSSQLLAARAATASEIASLESLQQAVKLGDGVELSGLGLDGTFQKLRDDMRAAESRLEILRSRYDPGNPAITAAEAEISRLKDAVKQEYDRVEAVRRSSLSAARTREHLSEERLTVLSKSAAEKNEAIAELSEIESRANTYKRIYESLLQQLVGTVQTQSFPLGKARVVTAAMAPMSKTWPKTSVIVPFSGMIGLAIGLTIAMLRQNLNHRTSSAGHLRRELGINSLGHVPVWKAPKSKVLDDANFPESLAPLRSVMQAPYSSFSEALRSVKNSIDSTFPEGVPMVVGITSVGPGEGKTTISINLAQLYRNEGRSVVLIDADFASSRLSRMATTFPKDLALERLPSVDEPIHVNEDIPHFVREGQVLSVKKSRPVSRPKLDIGPAGVAVPVFTSAQIKERKIPHQHYSHLPALKNAIEKLREQYEVMIVDMSAFEDSADTRAVCNYLDGIIVVLGRSKKMTIERLSAALARFGKSRLTILGSISNRSNY, from the coding sequence ATGGTGGTACATACGCTTCCGAACAGCGCCAGCAGCGATCCACACTACGGGCGCAAACCACCTGAGCGTGAATACCTCTCCTTTCGAGATGTCTGGGGGTTCATCACCCGCTACTTCCCGACGCTTGCCATTTTCGCAATTGCCGGCGTTGCCGTAGGAATTCTCTACGTTGTCAATACCCAACCGACATTTCAAGCCACGACCAGGCTCGTGATGGACCCCGAGCAGGGACGCGTCTCGTGGCAGGACGCCGCCACTGGGGCGATCATCATCGAAACCGCGGAGATTGCGAGCCAGGTTGAAATCGTGAAGTCCGAAATGGTGGCCCAGACGGTCATACACAAACTCGATCTGACAAAAGATCCCGAATTGCTCGAGTCAAGATCCTTATATTCTCTGGTCAGGGGCACCCTGGCATCCATTGCTCAGTGGTTCGATCCAGCGCCCGAGGCAGTCCGCGACGAAGAAGTCGACTCGGAAACCGAGATGATGCGCCGCACCATGGGCGCCTTTCTCGGGAGAGTGTCCGTTCAGCGAGTGGGCCAGTCCTATGTGCTGGAGATCGGATACACGTCCACGAATCCCAAGAAGGCGGCCCTCGTCGCCAACACCCTGGCGCAGGCATACATTCGCGTGGGCATGAATGATCGCGCAGACATGGCGAGGAGTGGCGCGAAATGGCTCGAGAGCCGCCTTCTTGAGGTCGGCGAAAAAGCGCGCGAGGCATCGATCTCCGCCCAGGAATTTCGTGCCAAGAACAATATCACCATTGTCAGCAATCAATTCACGCTCGACCAGCAGCAATTGTCCGAGGTCAGCAGCCAGCTTCTTGCCGCGCGCGCGGCGACCGCGTCGGAAATTGCCAGCCTGGAAAGCCTGCAGCAAGCAGTGAAGCTCGGTGATGGCGTCGAACTTAGCGGACTTGGCTTGGACGGAACCTTCCAGAAGCTGAGGGACGACATGCGCGCCGCCGAGTCCCGGCTGGAAATTCTGCGAAGCAGATATGACCCAGGCAATCCAGCAATTACCGCGGCCGAGGCGGAAATCTCGCGACTGAAGGATGCCGTCAAACAGGAATACGATCGCGTCGAGGCCGTACGCCGCTCGAGCCTGTCGGCGGCGCGGACCCGCGAGCATCTATCGGAGGAACGCCTTACTGTACTCAGCAAGTCGGCCGCCGAGAAGAATGAGGCGATCGCCGAGCTTTCGGAAATCGAGAGCCGTGCCAACACTTACAAACGCATCTATGAAAGCCTCCTCCAGCAGTTGGTGGGCACCGTACAGACCCAGTCCTTCCCGCTCGGCAAGGCGCGTGTGGTGACGGCGGCCATGGCTCCCATGAGCAAGACCTGGCCAAAGACGTCGGTCATCGTACCCTTCTCGGGAATGATCGGTCTCGCGATCGGGCTGACGATCGCAATGCTCAGGCAGAACCTGAATCATCGGACGAGCTCAGCAGGCCATCTCCGTCGCGAACTTGGTATCAACTCCCTCGGTCACGTACCGGTTTGGAAGGCACCCAAGAGCAAGGTCTTGGACGACGCGAACTTCCCTGAGTCGCTTGCGCCATTGCGCAGCGTAATGCAGGCACCCTATTCGTCGTTCTCCGAAGCGCTGCGAAGCGTCAAGAACTCGATCGATTCCACTTTCCCCGAAGGCGTCCCTATGGTCGTCGGCATCACGTCAGTCGGCCCAGGCGAGGGCAAGACAACGATATCGATCAATCTGGCGCAACTCTATCGCAACGAAGGCAGGTCGGTCGTCCTGATCGACGCCGATTTTGCCAGCTCCCGGCTGAGCAGGATGGCGACTACCTTCCCGAAGGATCTGGCACTGGAACGCCTGCCTTCAGTGGACGAACCGATTCACGTCAACGAAGACATTCCACATTTCGTCCGGGAAGGACAAGTGCTGTCAGTCAAGAAGAGCCGGCCCGTCAGTCGGCCGAAGCTCGACATCGGGCCAGCAGGGGTCGCTGTACCCGTCTTTACCTCTGCACAGATAAAGGAGCGAAAGATTCCTCATCAGCACTATAGCCATTTGCCGGCCCTGAAGAATGCAATTGAAAAGCTTCGCGAGCAGTACGAGGTCATGATCGTCGATATGTCGGCGTTCGAGGATTCTGCCGATACACGCGCCGTCTGCAACTATCTTGACGGCATCATCGTCGTTCTTGGGCGCTCGAAGAAAATGACAATCGAACGGCTATCTGCGGCTCTGGCCAGGTTCGGCAAATCAAGGCTGACAATACTCGGTTCGATATCAAACCGGAGCAATTATTGA